A DNA window from Corynebacterium ciconiae DSM 44920 contains the following coding sequences:
- a CDS encoding glycosyltransferase family 4 protein translates to MKILLLCWRDSTHPQGGGSERYLERVAEHLSERGHEVIFRTAASENAPATSIRGGVRFRRAGGRLSVYPRAWLAMLAGRCGIGELRGVDVVVDTQNGIPFFARLCLGAPTVVLTHHCHREQWPVAGPGLAQLGWFLESIASPRVYRHARWVTVSEASAAELRELGVRDISVIHNGVDPVPLFDAAPPAPAPRLVTLSRLVPHKQIEHAIEVADSLGVELDVIGSGWWEENLRDIAGENVHFHGHVSEETKHALLDRADVHLMPSRKEGWGLAVVEAAQHGVPTIGYRSSRGLCDSVIDGQTGLLVDSPEQLAAATAELINDPQRRAALGEAARQRAQRYSWATTGAAFAELLERVARA, encoded by the coding sequence ATGAAGATTCTCCTGCTCTGCTGGCGCGACTCCACCCACCCCCAAGGCGGTGGTAGTGAGCGCTATCTTGAGCGTGTCGCCGAGCATCTCAGCGAGCGCGGCCACGAGGTGATCTTCCGTACCGCTGCCAGTGAGAATGCGCCCGCCACCAGCATCCGCGGCGGGGTGCGTTTTCGGCGCGCGGGCGGGCGGCTGAGCGTGTATCCGCGGGCGTGGCTGGCGATGCTTGCGGGCCGATGCGGGATCGGGGAGCTGCGCGGGGTGGACGTGGTGGTCGATACCCAAAACGGCATTCCCTTCTTTGCACGGTTGTGTCTGGGCGCCCCCACCGTGGTGCTCACGCATCACTGCCACCGTGAGCAGTGGCCGGTGGCAGGGCCGGGGTTGGCGCAGCTCGGCTGGTTTTTGGAATCCATCGCCTCCCCGCGCGTCTACCGCCACGCCCGCTGGGTCACGGTCTCCGAGGCATCCGCCGCCGAGCTGCGTGAGCTAGGAGTGCGCGATATTAGTGTGATCCACAACGGGGTGGATCCTGTGCCGCTTTTCGACGCCGCCCCGCCGGCCCCCGCCCCGCGGCTGGTGACGCTGTCGCGCCTTGTGCCGCACAAGCAAATAGAGCACGCCATCGAGGTCGCCGACTCCCTCGGAGTGGAGCTGGATGTAATCGGCTCCGGCTGGTGGGAGGAGAACCTGCGCGATATCGCCGGTGAGAATGTGCACTTTCACGGTCACGTCTCGGAGGAGACCAAGCACGCCCTGCTGGATCGGGCGGATGTGCACCTGATGCCCTCACGGAAGGAGGGCTGGGGGCTGGCGGTGGTAGAGGCCGCCCAGCACGGGGTGCCCACCATCGGTTATCGCAGCTCGAGGGGGCTGTGCGATTCCGTGATTGATGGCCAGACAGGCCTGCTGGTTGATAGCCCTGAGCAGCTTGCGGCCGCCACCGCCGAGCTCATCAATGATCCGCAGCGGCGCGCCGCCCTCGGCGAGGCCGCCCGCCAGCGAGCTCAGCGCTATTCCTGGGCTACTACTGGTGCTGCCTTCGCCGAGCTGCTAGAGCGCGTAGCCCGAGCATAA
- a CDS encoding class I SAM-dependent methyltransferase — MRTIFRSALNRLNGRPAPQTFARATFGRTWSLLRSFPLEQADPDVFYTGLARDTADLIAALGEDFDVPLHGARVLDVGGGPGYFTSEFAARGARYISCEPGELATDVRGSGMQLPFLDNSCEITYSSNVAEHVPEPWTMADEMLRVTAPGGLMVLSYTIWLGPFGGHETGLWQHYVGGEFARRRYRKTHGHEPKNIFGTSLFDVSCAEGLRWAEGTGQLVLAFPRYHPWWAWWAVRIPIFREFAVSNLVVVLRKN; from the coding sequence ATGCGCACCATATTCCGCTCGGCCCTCAACCGCCTGAATGGGCGGCCCGCACCGCAGACCTTCGCGCGGGCCACCTTTGGGCGCACGTGGTCTCTGCTGCGCTCCTTCCCCCTCGAACAGGCTGACCCGGATGTGTTCTACACCGGCCTGGCCCGCGACACCGCCGATCTCATCGCCGCCCTCGGGGAGGACTTCGACGTGCCCCTGCACGGCGCCCGGGTACTGGATGTGGGCGGCGGCCCTGGCTATTTCACCTCGGAGTTTGCTGCCCGCGGCGCCCGTTATATCTCCTGCGAGCCGGGCGAGCTCGCCACCGATGTGCGCGGCTCCGGCATGCAGCTGCCCTTTCTCGACAACAGCTGCGAGATCACCTATTCCTCCAATGTGGCCGAGCATGTGCCCGAACCGTGGACCATGGCCGATGAGATGCTGCGCGTCACCGCCCCGGGTGGGCTGATGGTGTTGTCCTACACCATCTGGCTCGGCCCCTTCGGCGGCCACGAAACCGGGCTGTGGCAGCACTATGTGGGCGGGGAGTTTGCCCGCCGCCGCTACCGGAAGACACATGGCCACGAGCCGAAGAATATCTTTGGCACATCGCTTTTCGACGTCTCCTGCGCGGAAGGGCTCCGCTGGGCCGAAGGTACCGGCCAGCTGGTGTTGGCCTTCCCTCGCTACCACCCCTGGTGGGCGTGGTGGGCCGTACGCATCCCGATCTTCCGTGAATTCGCCGTATCCAACCTGGTGGTTGTGCTGCGCAAAAACTAG